A genomic window from Candidatus Diapherotrites archaeon includes:
- a CDS encoding ATPase, T2SS/T4P/T4SS family: MATLDSYQIPSSIPLQIDIRTEENEFVNIYHLHTPRVGLGTRALLNDLKSRIISEVNISSEKMLDAKFVGELRTQFSEKAEELLLKELPTLSTLERKQLAAILLNEMVGLGPIEFLLDDGNLEEIVVNSAQEPIWVYHKKHGWLKTNITLHPEAEIQNYASIIARRVGKQVTILNPLLDAHLITGDRANSTLFPISSRGNTLTIRRFRRDPWTVTDFNSSKTSTPELMALIWLAMEYELNIIVSGGTGSGKTTLLNVMLPFIQPNQRVITIEDTRELSLPDFLHWVPMTTREPNSEGKGSITMLDLLVNSLRMRPDRIIVGEIRRQREAEVMFEAMHTGHSVYATVHANTAEETINRLVSPPIEIAPALLEAVHLNVVMFRNRRLGVRRILQLAEFVPMKTGSEGKTQLKPNILYRWRAANDSIEKYAESIRLYDELALHTGYTHQEINQNLVEKKKILDWMGTQKLRDINDVGKVMAQYYSDPDAILKRAGVK, translated from the coding sequence ATGGCGACCCTGGACTCCTACCAAATCCCCTCCTCCATCCCCCTGCAAATTGATATCCGCACGGAGGAAAATGAGTTCGTCAACATCTACCACCTCCACACCCCCCGCGTGGGTTTGGGAACACGTGCCCTCCTCAATGACCTCAAATCCAGGATCATCTCGGAAGTGAACATCTCATCCGAAAAGATGCTCGACGCCAAATTCGTGGGGGAACTCCGCACCCAATTCAGCGAAAAAGCCGAGGAACTCCTGTTGAAGGAATTACCCACCCTCTCAACCCTGGAAAGGAAACAGCTCGCGGCCATATTGCTCAATGAGATGGTGGGGTTAGGGCCCATCGAATTCCTATTGGATGACGGAAACCTCGAGGAAATCGTGGTGAACTCCGCCCAAGAACCCATATGGGTGTACCACAAGAAACACGGGTGGCTGAAAACCAACATCACCCTCCACCCGGAGGCGGAGATACAGAACTATGCCAGCATCATTGCTCGGCGCGTGGGCAAACAAGTCACCATCCTCAACCCTCTTCTGGATGCCCACCTCATCACGGGGGACCGGGCCAACTCCACCCTCTTCCCTATATCATCACGCGGCAACACCCTCACCATCCGCCGATTCCGCCGCGACCCTTGGACGGTAACGGATTTCAATTCAAGCAAAACCTCCACTCCTGAACTCATGGCCCTCATCTGGCTGGCCATGGAATACGAACTGAACATCATCGTCTCCGGGGGAACAGGGAGTGGAAAGACCACCTTGTTGAATGTCATGCTCCCCTTCATCCAACCCAATCAGCGCGTGATTACTATAGAAGACACTCGTGAACTTTCTCTTCCCGACTTTTTACACTGGGTGCCCATGACGACGCGTGAGCCAAACTCGGAGGGCAAAGGATCCATCACCATGTTGGATTTGCTCGTGAACTCATTGCGAATGCGCCCCGACCGAATTATTGTGGGGGAAATCCGACGCCAAAGGGAAGCGGAAGTGATGTTCGAAGCCATGCACACCGGACACTCCGTATATGCCACGGTGCACGCCAATACGGCAGAAGAAACCATTAATCGTCTCGTCAGCCCGCCCATTGAGATTGCCCCCGCCCTCTTGGAAGCGGTGCACCTGAATGTGGTGATGTTCCGCAACCGGCGATTGGGGGTGCGCCGTATCCTTCAACTGGCGGAGTTCGTTCCCATGAAGACGGGGAGCGAAGGCAAAACCCAACTGAAACCCAATATCCTCTACCGCTGGCGCGCCGCCAATGATTCCATCGAGAAATACGCCGAAAGCATTCGCCTCTACGACGAATTGGCTTTACACACGGGCTACACCCACCAGGAGATCAACCAAAACCTGGTGGAGAAAAAGAAGATCCTCGACTGGATGGGCACCCAAAAGTTGCGCGACATCAATGACGTAGGGAAGGTGATGGCTCAATACTACAGTGACCCCGATGCCATCCTCAAACGAGCCGGGGTGAAATGA